The DNA window CAATCAAAGTCTTGCCATGGTTCAGCAGAAGCCATTAAGAATAATCTTACTACATCTGCACTGTATTGTTCAATTGCATCTTTTAAAAGGATTACATTACCTTTTGAGGATGACATTTTGTTTCCTTCAAGTAATCCCATTCCAAATACAACAGTTCCTCTTGGCCATTTGTCTTTTGGATAGATTGCACTGTGGTGGAACATTAAGAAACTTAAATGGTTACCAACTAAATCTTTTGCAGATAATCTCCAGTCTAATGGATACCAGTAATTAAATTCTTCCTGAATTTCTTTGGTAGTTTCTTCATCTACTTTAACATCATCAGAATCAATGTTCAATAAGACTTTATCGAAGAATGCATCATTTAATAACTCTGCATCAATGTTTCTAAGGAATTTAGCTATTGTATAATAGGACATGTAGATTGTGGAGTCAGTTAAAGGTTCAATTAACCATTGATTGTCCCATGGGAGTTTTGTTCCAAGTCCAATGTTTCTAGAACAAGCCCAATCTTCTAACCAGTCAATATAATATTCAAAATTGTTTTTAATTTCTGGTGGGATAATAGTTTCTCCATCAAGAACTTCATGGGTTTTCACTTTCCATTCTGGATCTGAGTATTTGAGGAACCATTGGTTGTCCATGATTTTTACAACACAGTTTTCTCCACATCTGCAGATAACTGGTCTTTCTGCAAAATCATACATGATTGTAGCCATATTTTTATCAATCATGTCTTGTTTAAATTTGTCTCTAGCTATTGAGACCTTTTCTCCACCATATTCAGGAATGTGTTCACTCATGATTCCTTTACTGTGTTCTACTTTATAAAGCTCATTTGTTGCATCTTGAACTTTAGGGTCATTTTGGTCTGTAATTCCTAGTCTTTCAATTATTTCAGCTGCAGGAATTTCTCCATAACCTTTTACAGTAACTACATTAATAGGATTGACATCTTTGATGATTTCTTCAAGACCGTATTTTTCAAGTAATTCTGTGTTATTTTTTAAATCTTTAAGAGCAATAAAGTCTGCTGGTGCATCAGCAGGTTCTGAAAATACTACTCCGCTTCCATAATCTCCACTTACGAAACTAGCTGGTAAAATTGGTAATTTTTCACCAGTAAATGGATTTTCAACAAAGTTTCCAATTAAATCATTAGGGTTAACTTCTTCTATAATTTCTAAATTCTTTATTTGATTGGATAAATTATGGTGAGCTTCTTTTGTAATAATCCATCTTTCGCCTTCAGCATCTACTTCAATATATTCAATATCTGGGTTCATCCAAATGTTTGTAGCACCGATGATGGTTTCTGGTCTTAAAGTAGCGGTTACAAGGATTTTGTCCCCATATTTAAATTTAAGTAAGGTTAATTCATTAACACCTACGCCTTCTCCTTCGAGTAAATCATGATCTCCAACAGGGTTTTCACATCTTGGACAGTATTTTACAGGATGTTCTCCTTTTTT is part of the Methanobrevibacter woesei genome and encodes:
- the leuS gene encoding leucine--tRNA ligase yields the protein MTENIETKWQKKWDDEHLFESDPNDKEKLFITVAFPYPSGAMHIGHGRTYTVPDVYARFKRMNGYNVLFPMAWHVTGAPVIGIASRIQRKVQWTLDLYENVHKVPKETLPKMEDPEFIVKYFSNEYHEVMHDMGYSIDWRREFRTIDPTYKKFVEWQIRKLKDANLIKKGEHPVKYCPRCENPVGDHDLLEGEGVGVNELTLLKFKYGDKILVTATLRPETIIGATNIWMNPDIEYIEVDAEGERWIITKEAHHNLSNQIKNLEIIEEVNPNDLIGNFVENPFTGEKLPILPASFVSGDYGSGVVFSEPADAPADFIALKDLKNNTELLEKYGLEEIIKDVNPINVVTVKGYGEIPAAEIIERLGITDQNDPKVQDATNELYKVEHSKGIMSEHIPEYGGEKVSIARDKFKQDMIDKNMATIMYDFAERPVICRCGENCVVKIMDNQWFLKYSDPEWKVKTHEVLDGETIIPPEIKNNFEYYIDWLEDWACSRNIGLGTKLPWDNQWLIEPLTDSTIYMSYYTIAKFLRNIDAELLNDAFFDKVLLNIDSDDVKVDEETTKEIQEEFNYWYPLDWRLSAKDLVGNHLSFLMFHHSAIYPKDKWPRGTVVFGMGLLEGNKMSSSKGNVILLKDAIEQYSADVVRLFLMASAEPWQDFDWREKEVLGTKRRLEWFTEFAAKVEEIKGSPLELNNIEEVELSRTIDIWMINQLNSHIKEATEALEVFQTRKALQEALFLLKKDVDHYMYRVKHLLDSKDPAIIYVLSTVLESWIRLLSPFTPHTCEELWETYGGEGFVSEASWPEYNEELVSETVERSEELVQNIIKDINQIKKMVGDKVEKVHVYLAPEWKWDLYKIADEVGKPDIGQIMGRAIGANIYDDKKEIANVAKKVGREMTKTRYVGKIDEEKILSDALDYINQECDSNVIIHTDDSYDPENKAKNAMPYKPAIFME